The Vicia villosa cultivar HV-30 ecotype Madison, WI unplaced genomic scaffold, Vvil1.0 ctg.000205F_1_1, whole genome shotgun sequence genome has a segment encoding these proteins:
- the LOC131625345 gene encoding cytochrome P450 83B1-like, whose protein sequence is MVSLLLLLPLCLILPLLFFFHKHKTTKKFPPGPKGLPIIGNLHQLDISNICLQLAQFSKIYGPIFSLKLGSRQAIVVSSSEIAKEVLKKHDHLFSDRPQLYGQQKLSYNGSEIIFSQYNDFWREIRKICVVHIFSSIRVAYYSSIRNFEVKKMIKKISEHANSSSVTNMSEVLIALSSTIICRIAFGKSYEEEGHERSRFHGMLHEFQALLMEIFLADYIPFTGWIDKLRGLHGRVDRNFKEFDEFYQEIIDEHLDPNREHSDEEVIVDVLLQLKKKRSFSFDITYDIIKGVLMDMLVAATDTTSATSVWAMAALVKNPRVMRKVQEEIRNVGAKKDFLDEDDIQNFSYLKAVIKETLRMHLPAPLLVQREAREKCTISGYDIPAKTILYVNAWAIQRDSNVWENPEEFYPERFLNSSINFIGQDFELIPFGAGRRICPGLPMAVASLELILANLLYSFDWEMPEDLKKEDIDMEMLPGITQHKKNPLCLVAKIPM, encoded by the exons ATGGTGTCACTTCTACTTCTTCTTCCTCTATGCCTAATTCTTCCTCTCCTATTCTTCTTCCACAAACATAAAACCACTAAAAAATTTCCACCTGGTCCTAAAGGCCTTCCCATAATAGGAAATCTTCACCAACTAGACATTTCTAATATTTGTCTTCAACTTgcacaattttcaaaaatatatggTCCTATATTTTCACTCAAACTTGGTTCAAGACAAGCTATTGTTGTTTCTTCATCTGAAATAGCCAAAGAAGTATTAAAAAAACATGACCATTTATTTTCTGATAGACCTCAATTATATGGTCAACAAAAACTATCTTATAATGGCTCAGAAATTATCTTTTCACAATACAATGATTTTTGGAGAGAAATAAGAAAAATTTGTGTTGTCCATATTTTTAGTTCCATACGTGTAGCATATTATTCTTCTATAAGAAACTTTGAGGTgaagaaaatgataaaaaaaatttcagaacATGCTAATTCTTCAAGTGTTACAAATATGAGTGAGGTGTTGATAGCACTTTCAAGTACTATAATATGTAGAATTGCTTTTGGAAAAAGCTATGAGGAAGAAGGACATGAGAGAAGTAGGTTTCATGGAATGTTGCATGAGTTTCAAGCTTTGTTAATGGAAATCTTCCTTGCTGATTATATTCCATTTACGGGTTGGATTGATAAATTGAGAGGATTGCATGGTCGTGTTGATAGAAATTTCAAGGAGTTTGATGAGTTTTATCAAGAGATTATTGATGAACATTTGGATCCTAATAGAGAACATTCAGATGAAGAGGTTATTGTTGATGTTTTGTTGCAGTTGAAGAAAAAACGTTCGTTTTCTTTTGATATCACCTATGATATCATCAAAGGAGTCCTCATG GATATGCTTGTAGCTGCAACAGATACTACATCAGCCACATCAGTTTGGGCTATGGCTGCCCTAGTAAAAAATCCAAGAGTAATGAGAAAAGTACAAGAAGAAATTAGAAATGTGGGAGCTAAAAAAGATTTTTTAGACGAAGATGACATTCAAAATTTTTCTTATTTAAAGGCAGTGATTAAAGAAACACTAAGAATGCATCTACCAGCCCCACTGCTTGTGCAAAGAGAAGCACGTGAAAAATGCACTATAAGTGGATACGATATTCCAGCCAAGACAATATTGTATGTGAATGCTTGGGCTATTCAGAGAGACTCTAATGTTTGGGAAAATCCAGAAGAATTTTATCCTGAGAGATTCTTAAATAGTTCTATAAACTTTATTGGACAAGATTTTGAACTAATACCCTTTGGAGCTGGTCGTAGAATTTGCCCAGGTTTGCCTATGGCAGTTGCCTCATTGGAACTTATCCTTGCTAATCTTCTATATTCATTTGATTGGGAAATGCCAGAGGATTTAAAAAAGGAAGATATTGATATGGAAATGTTGCCAGGGATCACTCAACATAAGAAGAATCCTCTTTGCCTTGTTGCCAAAATCCCTATGTAG